ATTTCTTAACACAGTAAAGGAATAGTCATGCTTATCATTGTTCTGTGGTGATTAGGTAATAAACTCTGTATAATATCTCTGTTCTTGTTAATCTAGTGTGAACGCCTAGCTAACTCCATTTCTGCTGTATTGGCTGTACCAGgatgaaatatttttctttaaagGAAAAGCTACTCACGGTTTCTGAATCTTTTTAAGGACGTCTCCCTGGTCCATAGCCTTGTCAAATCTCGTCTCTGGGTAAAACAGTTTCGAGATCCCCAAAGCTGCTGGTGCCGATATGACAGATGCTGAGATGAGATGCGAAGCGCTAACACCAAATGCAATGTATGCACCTAATACACTACCAGCAATAGTAGCAAAACCACCAACCATCACAGCATGTAGTTCAGAATTAGTCATGTCTATGAGGAAAGGTTTGATGAGAAGAGGAGCCTCGGTCTGAAATTAAGAAAAGAAACACAAATGGAAATTAAAACAACTAGAGAAAACGCATTGATGAATTGTGAAGTACTTAATATTCAACAATATTAATGTCCGTatgaaagtttaaaaaaaataattcgtTCTCATCAATAAGGATGGTTATCCTTAACCTGTgaacatcgtcgtaaaccacaggccccttttacggcactgtccaagacgCACGTATCTTGCGTTGCGTCAGCGGAAAACTATACCCTGGCCGAAGGTGTTACCCGTAGCATTAAGGATTACTTGTCCAATGAAGATGTTACCCTAAGTATTAAGTGATTCATGATCACTTACCTGTCCGATGAAGATGTTACCAGCAGCATTAAGTGATTCGGTTGGAGTTGTTCCCATGGTTTTCTCAAAACACCATGCTATTTTGATAATAACCCACTGCATAACACCCAGATAATAACATATTGATATAAAACAACCAAAGTAGATGATAACTGGAAGAACCtggtgaaaaaaattgaatgatTTCCAAAGAAAATTAGGATGGTTTGCCATAACACAATTTAACTGAGATGTGAAAGGCAGCTAATCATAATGATTTGCTACCACTTGGAACAGAGAACTGTATGTTTGTTAATAACACACAGAGGGAAATGGCAGTGACAAGTATATAGTTGTTTATCAAGAATAAACAAAAATCACTGTACAACTTTCAACCCTGTAATTGTGACTGCGGTTCCACTTACCGCGAAAGCAAAATAATGGTCCCGGAAGTCTTCACCAAATACGAATTCGGCTCCGTAGTCGGAAAACGATAAAAACAACATGGCGAAATCACCTAACCATTCAAAGAGCTTGAAACCAGCTTTGGTTCTTAGGATGAATACCGCCAATAAGAATTGTAATCCCAAACCCCAGAGTACAGGGCGCCATCTAACCTGTATGTAGAGAGAGGATGGTGTCAGAAGGATCAGCATCTAACAGTTTAATATGAATGTGACGTATATATTTAGATAtgattccccaatatttgtcttcgttcagccaaggaaaatatgagtcacCTAGGgagctttgtcactacgagtcgaagaaaaatattggggaataacgtggaaagtaatgacaatttaaaGGTTTTGACACATATTTCGAACTCAACaaaaccaatgacgtagacactcGTTGTTGtgacaatatgtaaatgataaatatCTTTGATTACGTTACTATGTATAAGAAGctataatatacacttattgcttGGCTATGAGGACATTAGTAGAAAAAACACCCTTACAACTGAGAcatgaaacatttatttatttaacttgtATAACTTGAGATCTGCGCATCTTATACTATGAAGGAATGTTTTGTTGGACACGATTGTGGTTATAATGTAGTTCTCTGCTCCTGttatcactatgacaacaaattagtctgtaaggtacgccatgacggggcgccctcacacatcgggaGAGAGGAGATCGATGAGGGCGGagcaacacgacgtatcttacagtctttgtacaaaatatcatcctagttttgttttgtttacatcaaTATAAGAAGTATATCACAATAGCACTACAAAGCCTTAGAGACTGAAATAAATACTTACTGCACCGGGATATTTGGAGAAGAAGAAAGTAAATGCCACAAAAACACACGCCCCCACCGACGACATCAGTTGTGGTGGATAGTCTTTGGCTTCAAATACTAGGAACACAATCAACCCAACTATGAGTGCGATGTACACTGgcctacaatatacaatattatatatcattttatatacaGGGAGAAGCGTCAGCAACAGCAGTAGTTGtattggtggtgatggtggtgctggtggtggtaaGAATAAGGATGATGATGGAGCTGATGATAAACAGATGGAGGAGTGAGAGCAACAGTGGTAGTTGTATAAAAGATGATCATGGAggtggtggtgacgacgacgacgactatgatgatgacgacaatgatgatgatgatgatgatgatgatgatgatgatgacggtgcTGCAGATGcttgtggtggtggtgctgctgctgttggtggtgggtggggtggAAATAAGTTATGTACCTATACTGTgaagaaaatttcaaaaaattcacTTCCAAGATGTGAGACTGAGCATAAATGTCAAAGTTCCTAAGTAGCATTTATAATCAAACAAAGTATGGCTCAATAAAATCTAATGGCATACTCTGATAGTTGTTATACTGGACACTTGAACCACAAACTCTTTTGCTCCTCTCTCAGATATATCAAAACTACCTACCTGGCTAGTGACGTAATTTAAGTGTACACTTACCACCTAAGAATGTACCAGTATCTACTTAAAACACCACAACATGGTGACAGACATTTCTCCCATATTTTCTCACCCCATCTGTCACGTATGAGGGAATAAGCACTGaaaactaaaaccaatgaggtGACTACGACCAAAACCAGTGCATTGTCGAAATCGTAGTAACATGCGTAGATGAAATATGCACAGTAGCCAAGAACGAAAATTGTCCATAGTATAATGGTGATTggttttatatatgtataacacCATGCATAGAATGCTGTAATACCATCGCCAACTTTCTGGAAAATAAATCAGAAATTGATCGGTAAGATAAAGAGCACTTTAACAAATATGTCATTCACTGACATTTGAACTCATATTCTATTTAGTAATTGTTACAACGGGAACAGGGTTAACATGGcgtttcacacacacacacacacacacacacacacacacacacacacacacacagaaaatttacactcaaaaaaaatattctagAGGTGCCGCTCAAAATTTAGATGGAGATACAGAACGGTAATCATGTTgtttatcagttggaaagtaaacaattgaagtcaTTAAAATATTCATGTCAATAGGAATACTAATATCAGTTGgtaagtaaacaattgaagactttaaaatcTGCATGTCAACAGTAATGGTATTAttagttggaaagtaaacaattgaagccattaaaataaccaagtccatgtgtaatgttattatcagttggaaagtaaacaactgaagtcATTAAAATATTCATGTCAACAGTAACATTAATATCAGTACAAAAGTAAACAATGGAAATCGTTACAATCATAACATCAAGGTGAAATGATactatcagttggaaagtaaacaattgaagacATTATGATCATCAAGTCAATCTTTATCATCCGAGTcatttcattagaagcctgtttcaGTTATTATATTCTTAAGGAATAGCAATGGTTGTCGCGTTTAGATGTGCTGAAGGACAGGATCGTGCAGTTTGTGTGTaatgtctctgttattgttagccTGGACACTTGTCTGTGGTCTGGAGTTGAAATGTGTCCATGTGTATGTAACACCTTCAAGTCCCATAAGTGAAATGTCATACTTACCTTGTTTCTCCTGTAATACAGCATCTCATAGTATTTCAAtatatgttgtttatatttatgtGATCATAAACATGAACAAATGGAAACTGGGTTGTCTCAACAAAATTGAACTCTAAATGTTTTCCAAAAATTCTGACAGCAATTGCATAAGGAGGGAGGTGGGGGTATTTAATACTGACCTTAGAGCAACCCGTTCCTTCATAAATAACAGGCTCTGCTTCTATTTCAACGTCTTTTACGTTTTCAGTTGCTGTGTCCGAGGCATCAAGGGTAGTATATTTTGGTGCATTAAGATCGTTCATTTCCACAGTTGTAGAGAGTTCATTGCcctataaaatgataaaaatatggcAAGTGTTAAAAGTACTACTCTggcttcggtttactaagatagacacaaactataactattgttgttcaatatggtagattacacaagtgggtgaaagcagtatttctattgtgtgattctaatcaccctgtggttaagatagtgtaaacactggaagtcccaaaacattACCCTGTAAGTTtatgctcagaccactaaaaaacgttagtggtctgaggtttatgGAACTAGCTTTCAGAGAGCTGTCTTACTgggactataattaaaccaattcAGTAGCTTATCACCATGTCAAAATCCGCCCACAAAAACTGGACAGCTGACACCGTGGTCACTAGTTCCCCTGAAGTATTTGCTAAGGTAGTGATACTGGCTCTTCCTTTTATTGCTTGAAACCCGGTCAGCTGAACACCTCTGCTTCTCCCTTTGCTGTATTTCCTTTTGCCTGTAACTACCCTCTGCTATCATCAACTGCTTCCATAGAGGCATTTACCGTAAAACTTGTCATTTTGTTGTTCGACTAGACACCACAAACTGCACAATATATTCAAATCCAGTAAGTACCAAATGTTCGTGTGACAGCCTGTGCCATTGAGGGCGGACACACTCCAAATGTTTTACTAATATAACAATACTTTTACAATCGGACAACCACAAtctattcattgaaaattgttaaaataccaataattagacattatacatattaatcagtggtcgatcaTATCCATATGTATTGCATTAACAGGTTTAAATCATGACCACCGTTAAGGGCGCTATTTTAGGTACGGATCCAAAAAAcaaatcaatttgttttatcgTGTATATAGCTACAAAAATACGGtcacccacaggtgatgcaatactgccatcatttgataagaacagatttATAGTCACATTGTATAGTagttcacatttacaaatttccCGTTCTCCTGGCATTCCATGTACaaataaagtggccataaaactgttcttatcaaaccatatggtgagtaatacaagtctctgtacttccacaagtgttattaatccaattcattccttgtttgtaacagcttCCGTTCGTCcaccacggtctgatgtcagcaatTGTTGTTAGCCAGGAATATGCCATGgcaacggggggggggggggcaacgcAAGTGGATACCATGGCCAGGAGGTAGGACTAGCTGgtgaacacatgtacatgaaacagACCACAACGTATGTGAATGGAAACGGAATGACCTAAATTTAGCCTGGAATTCATAAAATGTTCTTTCACAAGTATTGGATTCCATGATGCGACAGTGTTGATAAACATTGCTAGTGCTAATACCAGGGACGAAAGTAGACCGAACTGTAGGACTATGCTTTCAGAGACAAACTATACAAGGATTGAATTCTGACTGACTAAATACGGATCGTTCATTCACAAGTTTCTACTTTGTGTGCAAACAAGACTAGATTTGACCTAAAGAATTTCGCGGTATTCCAATCCTTCTATTCTGTGGAAATTTCCACAGACATCAATTTGTCTCCCCATATGTGATATTCATCAGTCAAGGGTCACTGAAATGTCATGGTAATATAACTCCTCGTTTCCCGGACAGACAGATTACAGTATAAATGTGGTTAACCTTCTTTTAAAGGTCATGTGCTGTTACGCAATAggcgaataaataaataaatacgtgATAAactgaatttgacatttatttgtgtattaaCGTTATCTGTACATTACATTCCGGTCCAAGGGTTtaatagactctctcacagtcctcggagcatcACATTGCAGaaatggttgttttgtatgtaccgatatttCTAGCATAATTCTACTGtggccctcatcgactacatagggctaatcatttgttgacatgttactgtgATGCCTGGGGCATCGCAATAACAGAGTcgcagtaacatgtcaacaaatgattatcCCTGCCCACAAaacaaggatattctagtacaattattcggtagatattggtacatacaaaacagctaatagcGATGCTTCCatggactgtgagagagtctagtccGTGTATTTGTAGTCATGCGGAGTATTGAGTATTAAAGCTACCGTAACGACTCTGTTCTGACAGTGTAGGAAAAGGAAAGGGAATTTGTCTGAATTGAGTCCAGACTTTCTccttcattctcgcaaaccagagctgatatttccgctacacttcgaaataaaagtagggaccggctcgttaagaaAGGTACcataaaacggtcgtggtttgcgacgacgTTCTCcttctgcaagcaggactagcagGACTAGGGTAGTTGaatgatttcctgtattgtgaTATAAAATACCCCctgatgacaaatgggtatttagtttggatttttaattcataaaacaagtctactatgttttcaaaaaatgttaagcaaTATACACTGAATCTTTGTAAATgaaaactgcaaaacattaaaatatattttttcattttaaaaacatttgttattgcacgtacaaaaacaatttgtttacacgctttttagctttttgtaattgattgagttacaaacacagctTTGGTTGATGCTGTTTCACCACTGTCATATTGTGTTTTAGTATAAAAACATCGTAGAGTTGTCTTAAGAATTACAAATCCGAAAtgaatacccatttgtcatctaTACGGTCAAAACTAGTCTACAAAATAAGGCAAGTCACGGTTCTGCCAAACGAGAGACACAGCAGTCTCGAGTCACGGCTTACTTTGATAAAGCATGATAAGGGGTGATAACATAGTGCCAAAGCCagtatatttatttagttatttatttaatcATTGCATAACAACACACGACCCAACATGTACACTACTGCGTCAATGTCATATTTTGCCCAGGAAGGAGAGACGAGCAACTTCATGACATTTGTGTGACTTTCTCGATTGATAAATATCACATATGCTGTAGACGACAAAATTATGTATGTGGAAATTTCCACTGGGGATAAGactcagaaataatatattatttgtataacCCGTTGTTTTTATCATCTCACTTAGATTTGGAATAATGTTGTCTGAAAAGTGACAACCGTATGTTTCGATGTTTGGTGCAACAAGGGTAGTAGAAATGTCGGTCGGGTCACTCTGTTGATATCGAGAGTTGAAATTCCGTTCCCTTCGTCTGGTAGTTAACTAATGAGTTCGAGATCACAGAAATATTGCCCTGATTGTTAATCATTATCAATGACCACTTTGAAGTCGTCTCAGGTTTAGTGTGGATGCCAACGTAGTCTCTAACGAGTGGAGTGAAATGTAAATCGTAactaccgtataggaactagactgtgtgagtggagttaggtgtaaattgtaatgataccgtataggaactagactatgtgagtggagtgaggtgtaaatggtaacaatataataccgtataggaactagactgtgcgAGTGGAGTgaagtgtaaatcgtaacaataccataggaactagactgtgcgAGTGGAGTgaagtgtaaatcgtaacaataccgtaggaactagactgagcgAGTGGAGTgaagtgtaaatcgtaacaataccgtacaggaactagactgtgtgagtggagttaggtgtaaatggtaacaataccgtataggaactagactgtgtgagtggagttaggtgtaaatggtaacaataccgtataggaactagactatctcAGGTTTAATCCGCGGCTTCGACTCATGATCAAAATCGGGGTGGagagagatctagagattcAAAGCCACGGATGATCTCTAGACTTTGTTGAGACTCACGTGCACAGCACTGAGGATCTGTTCTGTAGACTAAGTATGGATTATATCGCCAACATTTAGTGCCAGATAAAGACATTTATTACTACTTAGCTGTGTActgagtatataaatatattaactGAAACTGTTCGTAAAATACACATTAGGATAACACCATACCATACAAGAGTACTGAGGTGTAATAATTGTATGCGCTAAGCGTCAGTTTTGATTTTCAGGTTTtctaattgtgtgtgtgtgtgtgtgtgtgtgtgtgtgtgtgtgtgtgtgtgtgtgtgagtgtgtgtgtgtgtgtgtgtgtgtgtgtgtgtgtgtgtttgtttgttggggTGTTACAATTCCAACAGTACAAACTCTAATAGACGGAGCTATGCAGATCTGAATCTCGAAAATTAGGCTGATTTTTCTATTAAATTACGCCTCAAAAAATCAGACATTTCCTAATTTCATTATTGATTACGGAACCCTTCATGACCCAAGAAATGTTCCAAAGTACCCCAATTTCATCAAAAACCGGCAAAAAATAGCAACTCACCGCCAAATCTTGAAAACAAGCAActcaaaatcaaaaccaaaGCTTGAATTAATGCAGGCcttaaaattgacaaaaaactttaatttaacgataaaaatgataatttaattcttagcttttttttaaacagtttaCGACAATTATTCTTGTACGAATTCTAAAGAATACCGTTAATATCACAGGCACTACAaccaatctgtatgatttttttttttaaaaatgtatagtaaataagagCTTCTCTTATTTACTATaatgcatttttaaaaaatcatacagattgattcgagtgcttGTGGTTAATATTAATGTTGGTTGAACAACATCACATAAGACAATATTATGTATGAATAGTAGATGTTTATGTTGGTGTATTTGATTGGATTAGTGAAAACGTAGAGGGCAAAGGTCACTGACAGAGGTTAAACGTTATGTGTCActacgagtgtgaagctaccatcatattcatattcatattcactttcaaaagttgacctctactcgcaatgtgaatatgatgatagcttcacacgttcatcatcagattcgaagtcttccgaatgggtacgaacaagcgttcggcaaatcacaaatccttcattggcaggttgaaatcatgtgattgtagttacttttcacttgattagcgtggatttgcatgctttcttcttatttttgccagagtatccaatttgcaccatgaattattgttgtcatataaaaaactaatttggatgtttagtatgcctttcccatatctttgaaaatgaaatatcaatatttgggtgtacaaaaaacctgtatgagtaatgtaataaaatatggcctggctgggtgtgtttgatttcccgcagtgccgctgtctttgaaaccctacttaacacttacactggtgaaatttacacaaaatagtgttgtcaagaccacaattatcacaatgtatgtagttcccTTGATCAGGATCAGTCATCGCAAtcgatactctggcaaaaataacaagagagcatgcaaatccaggcaaatcaagtgaaaagtaattcaatcacatgatttcaacctgccaatgaaggatatgtgatttgccgaacgcatgttcgtacccattcggaagtacttcgaatctgatgatgaatgtgtaagctatcatcatattcacattgatcgtagaggtcaacttttgaaagtgaagatgaatatgaatatgatggtagcttcacactcgttgTGTCACTTGCGAACCACacaacttgtacatgtaaaagacaCTACATTTCAATCAACATAAAGTGAAATGGTCTCTTTTATTTAACAAGACTCGGTGTCAAAACACACACTTTGTGAATTTTGGCTGAAACTAAagtaataattatgtattttcaaGTAATGTCTCCACAACGTGTTCCGTGTACATAACATGGTACAGCTCTCTAGATTATcgttacatatacatatgtatttaccCCTTGTAACCTTACCTCGTATGCTTCCTTGGTATGTACGGGTAGATGGTTGCTTTCAAGTCCCAATATTTCTGAATTCATCTTGATGTTGTCGTCAACGTGGTTTGATTCGAGTTTTTCCATCCTTGTACAACAGCCACGTTGTCATCTGTGCCGGTACAAGACGCTAGTAAAACAAGCGCGTTATTCCGTCTATGCACACAGCCCTATCAAATTACAATCTGGTGTAATCTAACATCAAACACAGGGTAATCTAAATACGCCACGTCTTGCTCATGTGCTCAACTGCAAGGTCCCGGCCTAcatgaaaacaaagataaccCACTTTCATCTCGCTAAAACTTGCCCCTCATAATTTTCATCTCCAAATAATATTGCCCAAGGATttgag
The Glandiceps talaboti chromosome 23, keGlaTala1.1, whole genome shotgun sequence genome window above contains:
- the LOC144452873 gene encoding solute carrier family 28 member 3-like, encoding MEKLESNHVDDNIKMNSEILGLESNHLPVHTKEAYEGNELSTTVEMNDLNAPKYTTLDASDTATENVKDVEIEAEPVIYEGTGCSKKVGDGITAFYAWCYTYIKPITIILWTIFVLGYCAYFIYACYYDFDNALVLVVVTSLVLVFSAYSLIRDRWGEKIWEKCLSPCCGVLSRYWYILRWPVYIALIVGLIVFLVFEAKDYPPQLMSSVGACVFVAFTFFFSKYPGAVRWRPVLWGLGLQFLLAVFILRTKAGFKLFEWLGDFAMLFLSFSDYGAEFVFGEDFRDHYFAFAVLPVIIYFGCFISICYYLGVMQWVIIKIAWCFEKTMGTTPTESLNAAGNIFIGQTEAPLLIKPFLIDMTNSELHAVMVGGFATIAGSVLGAYIAFGVSASHLISASVISAPAALGISKLFYPETRFDKAMDQGDVLKKIQKPPEKNFLEAAANGASQAVPLVANVAANLIAFIALLELFNAFLGWIGVMVGVPQLSFELIVSYLFAPVAFLIGIEWDDCQLVAGLIGTKLIINEFVAYEKLAELIENRESGIEPQMSVRSEVIATYILCGFDNLSSIGIQLGGLIPLAPSRRADLASIGTRALVAGTITCFMTACVAGMLYTEFDTVDDTSVELLANFSAVI